From a region of the Mycobacterium intracellulare ATCC 13950 genome:
- a CDS encoding 4a-hydroxytetrahydrobiopterin dehydratase: MAVLTDEQVDAALPDLDGWERADGALRRSIKFGSFLAGIDAVRRVAEHAESKDHHPDIDIRWRTVTFALVTHSEGGITQNDIDMARDINGIVDS, from the coding sequence ATGGCTGTGTTAACGGATGAGCAAGTAGACGCCGCATTGCCCGATCTGGACGGATGGGAGCGTGCCGACGGCGCCCTGCGCCGCTCGATCAAATTCGGAAGCTTCCTGGCCGGCATCGATGCGGTGCGCCGCGTCGCCGAGCACGCGGAAAGCAAGGACCACCACCCCGACATCGATATACGCTGGCGGACAGTGACTTTCGCTCTCGTCACCCACTCCGAGGGTGGCATCACCCAAAACGATATCGACATGGCCCGCGACATCAACGGGATCGTCGACAGCTAG
- a CDS encoding (deoxy)nucleoside triphosphate pyrophosphohydrolase yields MPTQIVVAGALIRDARVLVAQRVRPPELAGRWELPGGKVAPGETERDALARELVEELGLAAGDVAVGERLGADIAVDGGITLRAYRVHLLGGRPDAREHRALRWITAAELHDLDWVPADRGWLPALAGAL; encoded by the coding sequence ATGCCGACCCAGATCGTCGTCGCGGGCGCCCTCATCCGCGACGCGCGCGTCTTGGTGGCACAGCGGGTACGCCCGCCGGAGCTGGCCGGGCGCTGGGAGCTGCCCGGGGGCAAGGTCGCGCCCGGTGAGACCGAGCGCGACGCGCTGGCCCGCGAGCTGGTCGAGGAGCTCGGTTTGGCGGCGGGCGACGTCGCGGTGGGCGAGCGGCTCGGCGCGGACATCGCGGTGGACGGCGGGATCACGCTGCGCGCCTACCGGGTGCATTTGCTCGGCGGCCGTCCGGACGCGCGTGAGCACCGGGCCCTGCGCTGGATCACCGCCGCTGAGCTGCACGATCTCGACTGGGTGCCGGCCGACCGGGGCTGGCTTCCGGCCCTGGCCGGCGCCCTGTGA